In a genomic window of Paraburkholderia phenazinium:
- a CDS encoding ABC transporter substrate-binding protein, with protein sequence MSRIWYTRCPAPTPFGITVQKGWLQEEFAADGIDIKALQDADDVLIRRSHFTHSQPWSFRQGGNIPALWARAQGSDTRLIGLSWVDEFQALITLDRDLTLAPAAIARRRFGLPRNTHSSVVDFHRATALRGISSLLDAADVPFNGIDLVDLPHTPRGLEDVKPPDEAPIGEWLASQRTHEFAREAQALLRGEADIVFVKGATGLDIANLLDARILVEIGAQTNRQAHANNGTPRPLTVDAQLLRERPDLVERVLSRTLATGDWAQANPDEVTAYIARETRSAEHWVQHAYGANLHRQLTIGLDPDALAALADFKTFLFRWGFIPADFDFDQWVDPAPLAAALRRRQVSQPVLV encoded by the coding sequence ATGAGCCGCATCTGGTACACACGCTGCCCGGCCCCCACGCCCTTTGGCATCACGGTGCAAAAGGGTTGGCTACAGGAAGAGTTTGCTGCGGACGGTATCGATATCAAGGCACTGCAGGACGCGGACGACGTGTTGATCCGGCGCTCGCATTTCACGCACAGCCAGCCGTGGTCATTCCGGCAAGGCGGCAACATTCCCGCGTTGTGGGCGCGCGCACAAGGCAGCGATACGCGCCTGATCGGGCTTAGCTGGGTTGATGAATTCCAGGCGCTGATTACGCTCGACAGAGACCTTACCCTGGCACCTGCCGCAATCGCCAGGCGCCGCTTCGGGTTGCCGCGCAATACACATTCGAGCGTGGTGGACTTTCATCGGGCAACCGCTTTGCGTGGCATTTCATCGTTACTTGACGCGGCAGATGTGCCGTTTAACGGCATCGATCTCGTCGATTTACCGCACACCCCTCGTGGACTGGAGGACGTCAAGCCGCCGGACGAAGCGCCAATTGGCGAGTGGCTGGCGAGTCAGCGCACCCATGAGTTTGCGCGCGAGGCTCAGGCCTTGTTGCGGGGAGAGGCTGATATCGTCTTTGTCAAGGGTGCTACGGGGCTCGACATCGCCAATCTGCTCGACGCAAGAATCCTCGTTGAAATCGGCGCACAAACCAATCGCCAGGCACACGCCAACAACGGTACGCCGCGCCCGCTTACCGTGGATGCCCAACTGCTACGCGAACGGCCCGATCTGGTGGAGCGTGTCCTGTCCCGCACATTGGCGACGGGTGATTGGGCACAGGCGAATCCGGACGAAGTGACCGCCTATATCGCCCGTGAGACGCGCAGCGCCGAGCATTGGGTGCAGCACGCATATGGTGCGAACCTGCATCGTCAATTGACGATTGGACTCGATCCGGACGCACTCGCGGCACTCGCTGACTTCAAGACTTTCCTGTTCAGGTGGGGCTTCATTCCCGCGGACTTTGATTTCGACCAATGGGTCGATCCCGCACCGCTTGCCGCTGCTCTCAGACGTCGGCAGGTATCTCAACCCGTGCTGGTCTAG
- a CDS encoding ABC transporter substrate-binding protein — MIINTSQSGGFKYLRSVLWIVLALTLAQVGQEAVAQVRGGTLNFVVTPEPTALVDLTTTAINVLKVSPKVTEGLLDYDLNLQPKPSLATSWEVRDDGRQYVFHLRHGVKWHDGQPFTSADVAFSLQTLRAVHPRAKVTFAKVTDIETPDPYTVAIVLSKPAPYLIKAFSASETPIIPKHLYDGSEVGSNPANNAPIGTGPFRFVKWVRGSYIEYARNDNYWGKGKPRIDRIIVKIIDDPAARTVAFETGAVDLGGDTPVPLSDLARLRAQSKLGIETRGYDFAAGPTRIEFNLDNAYLRNLTVRQAIASALDRDVIRKVVAYGYAVPVASPIIPSSPYYDPAPNPYPYNVERANSLLDEAGYPRKADGTRFALTLDPLPMGDLPVRTAAYVKAALSRVGIAVTVRNQDLPAYLKRVYSDRDFDFTVNVMSNLFDPVAGVARLYTTESFRRGVPFTNGSHYSNPQIDQLFAEVAQETDESRRKQLFFQIQRILEHDLPDINLMVTQSVTVYSQAVHEHTVSPDGTAGSFADLWLQR, encoded by the coding sequence ATGATCATCAATACGTCGCAGAGTGGTGGATTCAAATATCTCAGGAGCGTGCTGTGGATCGTGTTGGCACTGACGCTGGCACAGGTGGGGCAGGAAGCCGTCGCACAGGTACGCGGAGGGACACTCAATTTCGTCGTGACGCCTGAGCCGACAGCACTGGTCGATCTGACCACCACGGCTATCAATGTTCTCAAGGTCAGCCCGAAGGTCACTGAAGGGCTGCTCGACTACGACCTGAACCTGCAACCGAAGCCGTCGCTAGCAACCTCATGGGAGGTTCGCGACGACGGCCGCCAATACGTGTTCCACCTGCGTCATGGCGTCAAATGGCACGACGGCCAGCCGTTTACTTCCGCTGACGTCGCGTTCTCTCTTCAGACGCTCAGGGCCGTTCATCCGCGCGCAAAGGTCACCTTCGCGAAGGTCACTGACATTGAGACGCCGGATCCATACACCGTCGCGATTGTGCTGTCGAAGCCTGCGCCGTATCTGATCAAAGCGTTTTCCGCATCCGAAACACCGATTATCCCGAAGCATCTCTATGACGGCTCCGAGGTGGGTTCCAATCCGGCCAACAACGCCCCGATTGGCACAGGCCCTTTCCGCTTCGTCAAATGGGTGCGCGGGAGCTACATTGAATATGCACGTAACGACAATTATTGGGGCAAGGGCAAACCGCGGATCGACCGGATTATCGTCAAGATCATCGACGACCCCGCCGCGCGGACGGTCGCATTCGAAACGGGAGCGGTAGATCTGGGCGGCGATACGCCGGTACCGTTATCGGATCTCGCCCGGTTAAGGGCGCAGTCGAAGCTGGGGATCGAGACGCGGGGTTACGATTTCGCGGCCGGCCCGACCCGTATCGAGTTCAACCTGGACAACGCTTACCTCAGGAACCTGACGGTGCGACAGGCCATCGCATCGGCTCTGGACCGGGACGTGATCCGTAAGGTGGTCGCTTATGGCTATGCCGTGCCGGTTGCGAGCCCGATTATTCCCAGTAGTCCGTATTACGATCCTGCACCCAATCCCTATCCCTACAACGTCGAGCGTGCCAATTCGCTGCTGGACGAAGCCGGCTACCCACGCAAGGCCGATGGCACGCGCTTCGCCCTGACGCTCGACCCATTGCCAATGGGCGATCTTCCGGTCCGCACGGCCGCGTACGTGAAAGCCGCGCTGTCACGCGTGGGCATTGCGGTCACCGTGCGCAACCAGGATTTGCCTGCTTATCTGAAGCGGGTCTATAGCGACCGCGACTTCGACTTTACCGTCAATGTGATGAGCAATCTGTTCGATCCGGTGGCGGGCGTTGCCCGGCTCTACACCACCGAAAGTTTCCGGCGCGGTGTGCCTTTTACCAATGGCTCGCATTACAGCAATCCACAGATCGACCAACTGTTTGCGGAGGTCGCACAGGAAACCGACGAGAGCAGGAGAAAGCAGTTGTTCTTTCAGATCCAGCGGATTCTCGAACACGATCTGCCGGACATCAATCTTATGGTGACGCAGTCCGTGACGGTGTACTCGCAGGCGGTGCACGAGCATACGGTTTCGCCCGATGGTACGGCCGGTAGCTTCGCCGATCTGTGGTTGCAGCGATGA
- a CDS encoding acyl-CoA dehydrogenase family protein — MSVLPLARATPAHDVLIEKAGELGRLFGNSAAEHDLTGEPPAHQFDALQAAGLLRLTVAESDGGYGAGLAVASAVVGAVALGDPAVALILSMHYSQHAAIVRSERVGSDDWPAHLARRLSRESVEGQSLINAAQVEPALGSPSHGGLPDTIARRVGSQWRISGHKIYVTGVPLLSWINVLARTDEDEPRLGHFLVPGNAEGVRVVETWDPIGMRATASHDVVLENVTIPIADVVALKPARLGLQRDAHGATWYFSLVGAVYDGAARAARNWLIEFLNERRPSSLGGASLASLPTVQEVVGHIEVLLATNDWLMRSHAEHFDAGDAPDALSGVVKHVVIDNAVRVVELAIELAGNHGLARRNPLERHYRNVLCSHIHAPSNALLRGNAGRAALSANRRPEHPHPQSSAMKC, encoded by the coding sequence ATGAGCGTGCTGCCATTGGCGCGCGCTACCCCCGCGCACGACGTATTGATCGAAAAGGCGGGGGAGCTTGGCCGCCTGTTTGGCAACAGTGCGGCTGAGCATGACCTCACGGGCGAGCCGCCCGCGCACCAGTTCGATGCCTTGCAGGCGGCCGGGCTATTACGACTCACCGTCGCCGAGTCGGATGGCGGATACGGGGCGGGTCTCGCCGTGGCATCGGCCGTCGTTGGCGCCGTGGCCCTCGGGGATCCTGCCGTGGCCCTCATCCTGTCAATGCACTACAGCCAGCACGCGGCTATCGTACGATCCGAACGCGTGGGTTCTGACGACTGGCCCGCGCATCTTGCGCGGCGTTTGAGCCGCGAATCCGTCGAAGGTCAGTCGCTGATCAACGCGGCGCAGGTTGAGCCGGCGCTGGGATCGCCCTCGCACGGCGGTCTGCCGGACACGATCGCACGACGGGTTGGGAGCCAGTGGCGGATTTCAGGTCACAAGATTTACGTCACCGGTGTGCCGCTGCTCTCGTGGATCAACGTACTGGCGCGAACCGATGAGGATGAGCCTCGTCTGGGCCATTTTCTCGTGCCCGGCAACGCCGAGGGCGTACGGGTTGTGGAAACGTGGGATCCGATCGGCATGCGCGCCACGGCGAGTCACGATGTTGTTCTTGAGAACGTGACGATTCCGATTGCCGACGTTGTCGCGCTCAAGCCTGCCCGACTCGGATTGCAGCGGGACGCTCACGGAGCCACCTGGTATTTCAGCCTGGTGGGCGCTGTCTACGACGGTGCGGCGCGGGCGGCGCGCAACTGGCTGATCGAGTTTCTCAACGAGCGCCGCCCGAGTTCGCTGGGTGGCGCCTCGCTGGCGAGTTTGCCGACGGTGCAGGAAGTCGTCGGACACATCGAGGTTCTGCTCGCCACCAACGACTGGTTGATGCGAAGTCACGCCGAACACTTCGACGCAGGCGATGCTCCAGACGCGCTATCCGGTGTCGTCAAGCATGTTGTCATCGACAACGCCGTGCGGGTCGTGGAACTCGCGATCGAATTGGCAGGCAACCACGGCCTCGCCCGGCGTAATCCGCTGGAACGGCACTATCGAAACGTGTTGTGCAGCCATATCCATGCCCCCTCCAACGCATTGCTGCGGGGTAACGCCGGGCGTGCGGCGCTCAGTGCGAATCGTCGGCCGGAACATCCTCATCCACAAAGCAGTGCAATGAAGTGCTGA
- a CDS encoding ABC transporter substrate-binding protein — translation MTALPRGGTLVIGAGPEMHSGLTSAVTSAGTAQIISAKLFDGLLSYDEHFGPQPQLATSWDIAEDGLSLTLHLRRGVTWHDGKPFTSRDVAFSAMEVWKKYHSRGRTTFANVVSVDTPDSLTAVLRLSQPAPYLLGALTSSLEAQVIPEHIYAGTDVRTHPANAAPIGTGPFRFVRWEPGDHVLLERNPDYWDAPRPWLDKLLFRFIADPAATSSALENGELHLADDYGVSFPNIARLSRDPNLVVTSHPSTYNTWVAAFEFNLDRPIFKDLRVRQAFAHAFDRDVIVKDIWHGHAEATETPIPPAFPAFHSDAVPRYAFDLARAEALLEAAGFKRDALGVRLTLTAYPEPTGALGVLAVHLRENLRKIGVCVQIHTSDFGNFVDRTYTARDFDTVFYSANAGPDPAIGVQRFYWSKNFKRGVAFSNASNYRNAEVDRLLEEGQTETDPKRRRAIYAEFQRIVQTDLPRIPLLAPHTVTVARCEVLNFGGNQVLLGNFSDLALAR, via the coding sequence ATGACGGCGCTTCCACGTGGTGGCACGCTGGTTATCGGCGCTGGCCCGGAGATGCACAGCGGTCTCACAAGCGCGGTGACGTCGGCAGGTACGGCGCAGATCATTTCCGCCAAGCTGTTCGACGGTCTATTGTCATACGACGAACATTTCGGCCCGCAGCCGCAATTGGCGACGAGCTGGGACATCGCCGAAGACGGGCTGTCCCTGACGCTTCATCTGCGTCGCGGCGTAACCTGGCATGACGGGAAACCCTTTACGTCCCGAGACGTCGCCTTCTCCGCGATGGAAGTCTGGAAAAAGTATCACAGCCGGGGACGCACTACTTTTGCAAACGTGGTGTCGGTCGATACGCCGGATTCGTTGACAGCAGTCTTGCGCCTCAGTCAGCCCGCACCGTACCTGCTGGGTGCGCTGACGTCTTCACTCGAAGCCCAGGTGATCCCTGAACATATCTATGCGGGTACCGATGTGAGGACCCACCCCGCGAACGCCGCGCCGATCGGCACGGGGCCATTCCGATTCGTTCGCTGGGAACCCGGCGACCATGTATTGCTTGAACGAAACCCCGACTATTGGGACGCTCCGCGACCATGGCTCGACAAGCTTCTGTTCCGGTTTATCGCGGATCCCGCTGCGACAAGTTCGGCGCTTGAGAACGGTGAACTGCATCTGGCCGACGACTACGGCGTCAGCTTCCCGAACATCGCGCGCTTGTCCCGCGATCCCAACCTTGTTGTGACCAGCCATCCCTCAACGTATAACACGTGGGTGGCCGCATTCGAATTTAACCTGGACCGCCCGATCTTTAAGGATCTCCGCGTGCGACAGGCGTTTGCTCACGCATTCGATCGGGACGTCATCGTCAAGGATATCTGGCACGGCCATGCCGAAGCGACCGAAACACCGATTCCGCCGGCGTTTCCCGCTTTCCACTCCGATGCCGTACCGCGTTATGCATTCGACCTCGCGAGAGCCGAAGCCCTTCTGGAAGCAGCGGGATTCAAGCGCGATGCGCTCGGCGTGCGCCTCACGCTCACCGCCTATCCTGAGCCTACGGGCGCACTTGGCGTATTGGCCGTGCATCTACGCGAGAACCTCCGCAAAATTGGCGTGTGCGTCCAGATCCACACATCGGACTTCGGCAATTTCGTCGACCGTACCTATACAGCGCGAGATTTCGACACCGTCTTTTATAGCGCGAACGCGGGTCCCGATCCGGCAATCGGTGTTCAGCGCTTCTACTGGTCGAAGAACTTCAAGCGAGGCGTGGCATTTTCGAATGCGTCGAACTACCGGAACGCTGAGGTTGACCGCCTGCTCGAGGAAGGGCAAACCGAAACCGATCCAAAGCGGCGCCGCGCCATCTACGCAGAATTCCAGCGCATCGTGCAGACAGACCTGCCGAGAATTCCACTGCTCGCACCGCACACGGTCACGGTGGCCCGGTGCGAAGTCCTTAATTTCGGCGGTAACCAGGTACTCCTCGGTAATTTTTCCGACCTTGCACTGGCGCGCTGA
- the maiA gene encoding maleylacetoacetate isomerase, with amino-acid sequence MELYSFFRSTASFRVRIALALKGLSYRTISINLLREDGENNSPSYGKVNPQHLVPSLVTDDGYTLIQSGAICEYLEERYPSPPLLPRGAEARAYVRALMAAAACDIHPLHAIRVTKYLERQLHIDAESRKAWTQHWILEGLQAIDAILERSGLTGAYCYGDTATLADAFIVPQFVSALANGVSLESLSVLPRIAQHCLEHAAFQAALPQNQPGANPVAPAQVRA; translated from the coding sequence ATGGAGTTGTACTCGTTCTTCAGATCAACAGCTTCCTTCCGTGTGCGGATTGCTCTCGCGTTAAAGGGCCTGTCCTATCGCACGATATCGATCAACCTGCTGAGGGAGGACGGCGAGAATAACAGCCCCTCCTATGGCAAGGTCAATCCTCAGCACCTCGTCCCGTCCCTCGTGACTGACGACGGTTACACGCTGATTCAATCAGGCGCTATCTGCGAATATCTCGAAGAGCGCTATCCGTCGCCCCCCTTGCTTCCGCGAGGCGCGGAAGCAAGGGCATACGTTCGAGCCCTGATGGCCGCCGCTGCCTGCGACATCCACCCTTTGCACGCGATACGCGTGACAAAATATCTCGAGCGCCAGCTTCATATCGACGCCGAAAGCCGCAAGGCATGGACCCAACACTGGATACTGGAAGGACTCCAGGCAATCGACGCAATCCTGGAACGGTCCGGCCTGACCGGCGCCTATTGCTACGGGGATACAGCGACGCTCGCTGACGCATTCATTGTTCCCCAGTTCGTCAGCGCGCTGGCTAATGGCGTTTCGCTGGAGTCGTTAAGCGTTCTCCCGCGCATTGCCCAACACTGCCTCGAGCATGCCGCTTTCCAGGCTGCGTTGCCGCAAAACCAGCCGGGTGCGAACCCTGTAGCGCCAGCACAGGTACGCGCATGA